The sequence TTCCGCGAAGTTTGGAAAGCAGCTCCGCGGCCTCGCGCTCATCCATCGCCTCTTCCTTAAGGCGTTCGGCCGATTGCTTGAGAGCGGCTTGCAGAGCGTTCCGCATTTCGCCTGCAGAAGCAAATCTTCCACCGCGGGCTATCTGCATCGCTCGTGAAACGACATCAACCACCTCCGGCGGAACCATCGGTGCAAAGTCAGTGACCGGACGAAGCGGGTCGTCGTTGCCTTCGATCAGTTCGATCGTCCGCTCGAGTGCGTCGACAGGTTTCTTTCCTGTGATCAGATGGTAAAGTGTTGCTCCGGTCGAATAAATGTCGCTTCTCGGGTCGAGCGGCATTCCCATATCGAACTCGAACTTTTCGCCAAAATGGTTGACTATCACATTCTGCGAAGCCGAGTCGAGGTTGTCCCAGATCTGCTCAAGCGGCGAGTAGGCGATCTCGCCATCGAAGAGATTCGGCTGAACATTGGTCGTGATGTTTAGTCCGTTTTCGCCGGCGACGGTAAAAGCAAGTAGCTTGATCCTTCCTTCGGAAGTTAGAACAAGATGCTGCGGCCGAACGCGTTGGTGAATGACGCTGGGTCGAAAGTTATGAAGATAATCGAGCCCGGCAAGGATCTGGTCTGCCCAGTCGGTGACCTGGTTTAACTCAAAGCTGATGCCGCCGGCATCAAGCGCAAGGCTGAGCGGGTCGCCATCAACCGCTTCGAGCACCAGGAAATGGCGGCCGCTTTCGGAGAAGTGGTCGTTCACATGGATCAGCGACTCGTGGCGAATGCCTTTCAACACAGTGCCGCTATTTACAAACGTCATCCGTAGCCGCTCGGCATCGGCCGAAGCCGCATTGCCGGGCATACGAACCTCGCGGACCACTACCTTTGCATCGCGGGTCGTGTCGTAGGCATCCGAGATCAGGAACGGATCCTCCGTTCTGTTCGACGCGGAGAGGTGATATCTTCCGTTATTGAGAAACTGTTCAGTAGCGGGCATAAGTAAAAAGGCGAGAAAAAGCGGGGTTTAGCCCGTAGGCTCTAAAGAGTATAGCATAAGTCGTTCAAAATGGAAGAACAATGTTGAACATGGTTGTTTAATCGGACTGTTCGAGTTCCGAACGGCATTCGGGGAATTAGTTTGGCAATAATGGGAATATCTTTGCTTGAGCACGAATCGGGTTTTGCGTCCGAATAGAAAGGAGAATCGAAGACAATAATAATGACAGCCCCCGACCGAACAGAGATCACTCCCGAACCGCTTTACCTGAACCGCAGGAATTTCATCCGCGCGGGGGTTTTTGCCGGATCGGCAGCTGTGACCGGGCTGATCTACAATGCGTATCGTCCGGATACGATCACTCCCGGGCCCGAAGCATCCGGAGCAGAATTTGGCGAATTGGCAAGAAAGCCGGAGTTTCAGTCCAGCGAAACACCGAATTCATTCGAGGACATCACCAACTACAATAATTTTTACGAATTTTCGACCAGCAAGACGGCCGTTGCCCGCGAAGCTCAGGTGCTCAAGACCGACCCCTGGAGCGTAGAGGTCGGCGGAATGATCGAAAACCCGCGTAGCTTTTCGCTACAGGAGATCTTGCAGTTCCCGCAAGAGGAACGTATTTATCGCTTTCGCTGTGTCGAGGCCTGGTCGATGGTGATACCGTGGGTCGGGTTCCCGTTAGCGGCATTGCTCGAACATGTGCGGCCGACGTCGGAGGCGAAATATGTCGCGTTCGAAACTGCCTACGATCGCTCGGTAATGCAGTCTTCATTTTCGGCGGGGATCGATCTTCCTTATGTAGAAGGCCTGCGGCTCGATGAAGCTCTTCATCCGCTGACGCTTTTAGCGACCGGGCTTTACGGCAGGCCGATGCCGAAGCAGAACGGAGCTCCCGTCCGCCTCGTCGTGCCGTGGAAATATGGGTTCAAGAGCATCAAATCGATCGTCCGCATTACTTTGACAGAAAAAGAACCGCCGACGACCTGGAACATCGCCGCCCCGCGTGAGTACGGCTTCTATTCGAACGTAAATCCGATCGTCGACCACCCTCGCTGGTCGCAGGGACGTGAACGCCGCATCGGCGAATTGACCATGCGCGAGACTCTGATGTTCAACGGCTACGAGAAAGAGGTCGCCGAACTTTATCGCGGAATGGACCTAGAGAAATTCTATTGATGGACAACGCCCGCTTCCTAAAATTCGTACTCGGCCTCAATGCTTTGCTTCCTTTGGGCCTGCTGTTGTTTGACGCGGCCAATGGGTCGCTCGGCGCAAATCCGGTCGAATATTTCCTGCGGGCGACGGGTGTGATGACGCTCGTTATGCTCCTCGTGACGCTCACGGTCACGCCGCTCCGAAAGCTATTTGGCTGGAATATTCTGATCAAAAGCCGGCGGATGCTCGGCCTGCTTGCGTTCCTTTACTGTTCGATTCATTTGATCACTTACAGCTTCTTCGATAAATCGGGCGACATCCCGGCGATCATCGGCGATGTCATTCAGCGCCCATTTATTGCGGTCGGAATGGCGGCATTTCTGATCTTGGTCTTGCTGGCTCTTACCTCAACAAACGCTGCGATCAAGAAGCTCGGCGGCAAGACATGGCAGCGTCTTCACCGGCTAAGCTATCTGGTTGCAATACTTGGGGTCGTTCACTTTTGGATGATCGTGAAGTCAGATCTATTTTATCCGGCACTATTCGCGGTCGGCCTCGCAGCCCTTTTCGCTATCCGCATCTACTACAGCCGAGCGGCAAAGAAACCAGTTCAAAGGCCCGGCCTTGCCGTCCGGCCCGATTGAAGCGTCCGGCGAAAGTCCTCACCTGCAACCTCGATCGGCCGACACATCTCGAAAAGCCGCGACCGCAGCCGAACGCCGATACGGTCTTCGAGAGTCTCTTCGCGTTCATTTGCCGTGCGGTCCGGGTAGTTGGTCGTGAAGATGGTCACACGGGCGTCGTTGTAGCGGGAGTTGATAATGTAGGCCATCGTGTCGCGGACCCAATCGGTCGGCTTTGAGGCACCGAGTTCATCGAGAACAAGAACTTCAGCATTGAGCACCGGAGCGAGGACGGCCAGTTCCGAGGTCTGCGTCCGCGGGTTATAGGAATCCTGAATTTCTTTCAAAAGCGAACTGAACTCATAAAAAAGACACGAAAAACCGCGTTCGGTCAGCCCCTTGAGGATCGAAACCGCGAGGTGAGTTTTTCCGACACCGACCGGGCCCGAGATCAGCAGCCCCTTCTCGGTTGCCGGATAGTCGTTCGTGAAGTTGGTCGCGAAGAGAAGCGCGAGTTTCTGCGATTCGTTCTGGGCCTCGTAGTTGCTGAAATGGCATCGAGCGTATCGCCGCGGAACCCGGACCTTCTCGAAAGGGTCGGTGTGCCGGCCGGTCCGCTGGCATATGCACGGACGGGCGCCCTTGCCCTTTACGATCTCCATGCCCGTGCCAAAACAGACCTCGCAGACCTCGCCTGGGAGCTGCTCATTCTCAACCTTCGATGTTCGCTTTTTCTCGGAAACTGCCATTGTGAAAGACGATGATAACAGATGATCGTGCCGAGCGCTCACGTCGGCGAATATGCTATATTCTCATTTGCCGCGGAATGGCATTTATGGGCGTTTTCAACAGCATTCTCATCAAACTCGGGCTTGCCGATCTTGAAGCAGATCGCACGCCGATAAGCGTCTTTCTTCTCGACGACGACAAGCGACGCCATACCTGGTTCCAGAAGCGTTTTTCGGGCGACGAACTGGCGATAGCGGAAACGGTCGAAGAGGCGAAGACGTTGCTCGAAAAGGGTTCTTTTGACGCGATCTTTCTCGATCACGACCTGCTGCCGCATCATTACGAATCGAACGACCACAACGACTACGCGAGCACCGGCTATGCGATCGCCGAGTGGCTCGATGAGCATCGAGAGCTGCACCGGGCGGCGACCATCGTCGTCCACACCCGCAACGCCGACGCCGCCATCCCGATGGTCCAGAAGCTCCGCGAGTCAGGCCGCAACGTCGAATATTGCGCCTTCCCGATGCTCGACCTCAAGATCCGTTCCTATTGGAAGCGCTAAAAAAGGCAGGCCCGTCCGCCGAGCCTGCCTGTCATCCAGTCGATCGAACGTTTACCGTTTCGGCTCGTCCTTCTTTACTTCGGCGATCAGCGCACCAAACGCCGCTTTCAATGGCGGGTCTTCTGCCTTCGCGGCGAGATTCTCGAGAGCCGCGACGTAAGCGGTCTTGAAGGCTTCCTCCTTCGTTACTCTCACGTCCGGTTCAACTCCCGTTCCTTCCCAATTCGTCTTCGTTATCGGGCTGATCGCACGCCCGGTCGAAATGAAGGCACCAAAATGATCACCGAGCCGGAACATACTTCCGGGATGGGCACCGCCGCCGGTTGTCTCGCCGACGATGGTCGCCCGCTTTAGATTCTTGAGATTGTAGGAAAATTCCTCGGCCGCGGAGAAGGTCCGCTTGGCGGTGAGAATGTAAACAGGTTTATCAAGATACTTCTTTTTTGCCGCCTCAGGCTTCGTCCAAAATTCTTCGGTGCGGTCTTCGGTTCGCCAGTAGAGACTATTGAGGTGAACCGGTTTCTCGCCAAAAAGATATGAGGAAATGAGTGCCACCATCTCGGGCGAGCCGCCGCCGTTGTCGCGGAGGTCAAAGATGAGAGCGTCAGTATTCGTGACGAAATTCATCGCCGCCTCGACCGTTTCTTTGCCGATCTCCGGGCCGGTGAAACCGTTGAGTTTAATGTAGCCGACGTTGCCGCGGAGCCGTTCGACGGTTTCAAAACCGGCGTTATTACTTAAGATATTTTTCCGGTACTGCATTCTTTCGGCCTCGGTCGGCTCGGCCTGCGGCTGGCGAACGGGAATCGGATTCGACGAAAAACGCACTCGCAAATGCCGGTCGTTCGTCGCCGCCTGAAGGTCCGCGGTCAAGGCTTCTGCGAATGCCTTGCCGCTTGTGATCGCGTCATATTTGCCGTCCGCTCGGTTCTTTTCGAGTATGCCCGCGGTCTTTTCGGCAACCTCCGGGAAGACATAGTTCGCCTTGAGGTCCTCTCTAAGTTCCGCGATGACGGCGTTCCGCGTGGCCGCATCTATCTGCATATCGGCGGCCGCGGCCGGGCCTTGGCCAAAGCAGGCAGCTACGACCACCAAAACGATGAACAGCACCACCTTTATCATTAACGAAGAAAAATACATATTACTGCCTCCGTAAAACTAACTTTCGTTCCTAGTAACTAGACCATATATAAGTAGCCGGGCGGTCTGCTCCGCACGGCCGCGGATCTCTTCGAGCTTGCCGAGCTCCTTTGCGCTTAAGCTGAACGGCAGCAGCGAGTTCGTCGCAGTTAGCATCGCCATTGCCGTCGCGGTCGCGTCCACGTCGCGCATCGTGCCGTTCGCGATGCCTTCGCTGATCACCTTTGCGAGTATCCTCGCTTCCGTTTCGAAGTGGGCCTTTCGGCGTTCGAGCAAGGCCGGGCGGATGCTGGCGAGCAGCTCATTGATGCTCTCCGTATAATGCTGAACGCTCTTGAACCGGAAGACGACGCGTTCGACCAGCATCTCGGCAAGCCGCTCGTCGGGTGCCGAATCCCTTGCCGCGATCACGCGAAGCCTTGCCGTCAGGCGATCGACGATGCGGTCGATGTGTGAAAGGGCGATGTCTTGTTTGCTTGAAAAGTGAAGATAGACCGAGCCCTTGCCAATGCCGGTCTCGCGGGCCAGGTCGTCTATCGTCATTTTCTTGTAGCCATACCGGGCCAAAAGGCGATCGGTCGCATCAAGAATGTCGCTTTTTACGTCTCGTTTGTTTCCGGTATCCATAAGATCGTCTCGTGACGAATGACCAATATTGTCCAATGGTCATAATATTCTCTTATCGCGGGGTTGTAAAGCAAAGTTCCGAAGTTTTTCGCGAAGCTAGTCGTTGAAGTATTTCTTTCCTTTTAGCTTTGCGGGCAGGAGGCTGTCTTTTTCCTCCTCGTTTTCCTTGCCGTAGCCGAGTTCTTTCATCAGCTTGGTGGGGGCATTGCGGAGCTTCATCGGGACGGGCAGATTGCCGAAGCGTTTGACGTCGGCGACTGCTTCGGCGATCGCGTCGTTCGCCGAGCGGTCCTTTGCCGCCCGGGCAAGGTAGGCGGCGCCGTGGGCAAGGTTGAGCGTGCATTCGGGATAGCCGATCGTTTCGACCGAACGGAAAACGGCGTTCGCGACGACCAGAGCCGTCGGCTGCGCCAGCCCGATATCTTCCGAAGCGAAGATAACCATCCGGCGGGCGATGAACTTCGGGTCTTCGCCGCTCTCGATCATTCGGGCGAGGTAATAGATGGCCGCGTCCGGGTCGCTCGCCCGCATCGACTTGATGAACGCGCTGATGACGTTGTAATGTTCCTCGCCTTTCTTGTCGTAGCGGAGAAATCGGTTCTGCAGCGTCTCTTTAAGATTTTCGATCGACAGCTCGCCGTAAAGTTCGGCGGCGTTCTCGATCATCGTCAGGGCCTGGCGGGCGTCGCCGTTCGCCAGCTCGGCAAGCCACTCTTTCGCTTCGTCACCAAGCTCGTATCCCGAGCGGCCGATGATGGCGAACATCTCGTCCCGAGTGAATTCCTTTAGCGTGAAGACCCGCAGCCTCGATAGCAGTGCCGGTATCACCTCAAAGCTCGGGTTCTCGGTCGTCGCCCCGATCAGGACAAGCCCGCCCGATTCGACGAACGGAAGCAGAAAGTCCTGTTGGGCTTTATTAAAGCGGTGGATCTCATCGAGAAAAAGCACCTTGGGCCGGCCCATTGTAGGCAAGGCGATCAGCTTTCTAATGTCTTCCTTCCCTGCGGAAACGGCGGAAAGCTCAAAGAACTCGGCCTCGATGGCATTTGCATAGATGCGGGCGAGCGTGGTCTTTCCCGTTCCGGGCGGCCCCCAGAGAATGAACGAGAAAATGCTCTTTTGCTCGATGGCGAGCCGCAGCGGTTTGCCCTCGCCAACAAGGTGCTCCTGCCCGACAAAGTCTTCAAGTCGGGTCGGGCGGATTCGGCTTGCTAGCGGTTCGGTCATCGGTATGAAAGAATCTAACACACAAGTTTTAGCGGCGGCGACCGGAACCGCGGATCGCACCCCTTCGACGATCATAGAGCAAGAAAGGAAGGACGGCTGACCAATGAGAACGCATATCAAACTGGGAAAGATTCTGGGCATCGAGATCGGCATACACTACAGTTGGCTGATCATCGCTGTCCTTATAACGCTGTCGCTCGGTGGCTATTTTGGACAGTCGCATCCGGAATGGGGCAACGGCGTCATCTGGGCAATGGCGGTCGGTTCGGCCATGATGTTTTTTGCAGCGATCGTCATCCACGAGATGTCACACGCACTCGTCGCTCGGGCGTACGACATTCCCGTCCGGTCGATAACGCTCTTCGCCCTCGGCGGAGTGGCCCAGATGGAAAAGGATGCCGAGAGCGCAAAGATGGAGTTTTGGATCGGCATCGTCGGCCCGATCACGAGTGCCGTTATCGGGGCCATATGCCTCGGGGCGGCGTTGCTTATGGGCTGGACGTTCGGGGCCGATACATCGACACCCTTAATGGCAGTTCTCGTTTGGCTTGGTTACATCAACATTGCTCTCGCAGTATTTAACATGGTCCCCGGATTCCCGATGGACGGCGGCCGCGTGATGCGGGCCGCGATCTGGGCATTCGTCAAAGACCGCGAGCGGGCGACCAAAGCGGCATCGCTGATCGGCCAGACGATCGCATTCGGCTTTATCATTTTTGGCATCATCGCGTTCTTCCGCGGCTCGGGTATTGGCGGACTCTGGATCGCCTTCATCGGATGGTTTCTGTTGACCTCGGCTCGGGCAAGCTATGCACAATCGGAGATGACGCAAGCTTTCGCCGGGCTGAAGGTCCGCGACCTGATGACGAGCGAATGCGCCCGCGTCGATCCCCGGACGAATCTTCAATCGCTCGTTGATGACAACATCTTGAAGGCCGGAGGCCGCTGCTTTTTGGTTGAGGAGAATGGCGAATTGCTTGGGCTCGTGACACCGGCCGATGTTCGCTCGGTCGAGCGGACGATGTGGCCGATGAAGACGGTTGACGATGTGATGCGGCCCTTCGAAAAGCTACAAACCGCCACGCCGGAGGCAACGATAGTCGAGGCTCTTGAGGCGATGGGCCGGGCAGACGTCAATCAGCTACCCGTGCTTGAGGGCGGCCGGCTCGTCGGGCTCATCTCACGCGACCGGATACTAAATTACCTCGTCGCCCGAAAGGAACTCGATATGTGATCGCAACCGGTTCACATCCGCTCGGCTTCAAGATTTGCGGCAACGCATTCGCCGCAAAGAAAGCCTTCCGAAACTCCTTGCTCGGCCTTTCGCCTGAATGTGTCGTGCGTGTCCGGGTCAACAAATACCGTCCGAGCGCATTGCTCGCAAAGCATCTCGTGCGGCATTTCGGCGGTCTTTACGCTCGATTCGGTCTTGATCTCCTCGAACCTGTCTGCATCAAACTGTGCTCGTGTCGTCATTTCGTTACCTCAATTTCTCGGCCGCATTTGCAGGGTAGGGAAGCGGCCGGCCGGATCGTACTTGGGGTCACCTATAGAATACCCCGAAACCCCGCCCAAACACAGCGAAGCGATCACAGCCATTACAAGGCAAACTCGGCTTCTCTCGTATAAGGAGTTGCTCACGAAGCAAAGGCAGGCTTGAATGTGGGATTGTCTTCGACGTTTCGCAAACAGATAGTCAAGGACGCCGAACTAATAGAAACTGGTCGCATAAAGGGTGCCCATTGGCATTTTTTTCAGGGGGCTCAACAGGAAGTCCTGGATTTCTTGACTCAAAATGGTATTAAATACACCGTTCACTGAGAGGAACAAGCATGAAGTTTGGCGTTTTCGAAGCAATGGCGAAAGAAGAGGCTCAGGAGTACCTTGAGGAGTTTCTAGCTTTTGGTAAAGGCAGCGCAATTGAAATTCTAGAACAGAATCTTCATTTTTCGGATGACGTCAATTTCACTGTCGAATCTTTGCCGAACATTCTGAAGGCGTTAATTCCGACTTTACGAACCATTCCTAAAGAGGCTGATCCGAATGTACCGGAATTCATCCGAAAAACTGAGGATTATAAGAAGGGACTGTTTGACTTCGATGATACTTCGAAATTGGTTGTCTTGGCTGCTGGTTATTATTTGGGAGAGACGTTTGTTCGAAGCTTCCCGCTTCTAAAGTGGACTACAGGCAATATAGAGTTATTGGAAGGAAATATGCCTGTCGTTGCTCCTTTCAAGAATAGTATAGAGATGTCACCGATCATGGTTATTGAGAATCTTTTTGCGGGAGTAGTTTCGGGAATTCGGCAAATCACTGCAGTGGATCGAGCAATAGTGATGTGGGTAAACCTTACTCCTTAGACCACATATTCGTCTTTGTCTTAAACGCGAGATTTGCAAAGAGCCCAGCAAAACAAGAGCCCCTTCATCGGTTGCACTCAGTCGAATGAGGCAAACGCGTCAAGAAAGTTACTGATACCGAAACCACCGTTTTCGTCTATTCGGCCGGGAAGCTCGCCGCCGAGTATTCGACCGCACCGCCGGAACAGAACCCTACAACCAAATGGACGGTCACGGACCAGTTAGGCTCACCGAGGGTTTTGGTCGATAGCCTCGGGCAAGTCGTCTCCCGCCGTGACTTCATGCCGTTTGGCGAGGAGATCGCGCCCGACGGAGTCCACCGCATCCCCGACCTCAAATACAACTTCGGCGACAACATCCGCCAGAAATTCACCGGCTACCAAAAGGACGAAGAAATCAAACTCGACTTCGCCGTTGCACAAGTGTTGCGCAAAATGGAAAAGGGCTGCCGATCTGGCAGCCCTAAGTTGTTGAAAATATTGGTGGCCAGGGACGGAATCGAACCGCCGACACGCGGATTTTCAGTCCGCTGCTCTACCAACTGAGCTACCTGGCCGGAATCGCGTCTTCAGACGGCGAAACCCTTAATATACGGATTCGCTTGTTTTCTGTCAAACGAATCGGGCAATGTCGTTTTCCGAATTGCGAGCGATCGGCATTCGCGGAAATCAGGTGAAATATGGGAAAATGCCGGATATGAATTTGCGTCTTTTATCTCTTATCGCACTATTGTCAATTGCGGCTGCCTGCGGCGGCGGCGCCACGGGTAATTCCAATCAGGCCGCGGCGAATAACGCCAACATCCCGGCGGGAATGCAGCCGATGCCGATCCAGCCTTCGGGCGAATCGACGCCCGGCATTCCGCCTCCGGGCCAAGCGAACGTCGTGGCAAACGGTGCGACGCCAACACCCGGAATCGACCCTGCAAATGTGAACCGCCCGATGAAGCCCGGAGCGACGCCGACGCCTGGCATTCCGGATCAGGAAACGCTGCGACGACAAATGAACCAGCGAAACACGAACGTCAACGCTCCGCCGCCGGCCGGTGCAAATACCTCATCCTCAATGCCGGACCGCAAACAACCGCGTCCGGTCGGTCAGGAATAACTATTCAAGCGGCGGCGCCTAGCGTTTATGCGGGCGCCGCTTCCGCCGCTTCGGTAACAACAAATCCAAGTGCCTTCTTAACCTCGGCCTCGATCCGGTCGCGGGTGTCGGTGTTTTCCTTGAGCATGTTCTTGACGTTCTCGCGGCCCTGGCCGAGCCTTTCTCCCTTATAAGAAAACCACGCTCCGGTCTTATCGACCACGTTATTTGCCACGGCCAGATCGATCAGGTCGCCCTCGCGTGAAATGCCTTCGCCATACATGATGTCAAATTCCGTCTCGCGGAAGGGCGGTGCGCATTTGTTCTTTACGACCTTCACGCGGGTGCGGTTGCCGACCACCTTGTCGCCGTCCTTGATCGCGCCGATACGGCGAATGTCGAGCCGGACGCTGGCGTAAAACTTCAATGCCTTGCCGCCGGTCGTCGTCTCCGGCGAGCCGAAAAATACGCCGATCTTTTCGCGAAGCTGATTGATGAAGATGAACGTCGTCCGCGAATTGGCGACGATCGCCGTGATCTTTCTGAGCGCCTGCGACATCAGCCGAGCCTGAAGGCCGGGAAGCGAATCGCCCATCTCGCCATCGAGCTCGGCCCGCGGGACGAGTGCCGCGACCGAATCGACCACGATGACGTCAATGCTGTTTGAGCGGATAAGCGTTTCGGCGATCTCAAGCGCCTGCTCGCCCGAGTCCGGCTGCGAGATCAGAAGGTCGTCGATGTTCACACCGAGCTTGCCGGCATATTCCGGATCCATCGCGTGTTCGGCATCGATGTAAGCGGCAATTCCGCCGGCCTTTTGGGCAGACGCCACGACCTGCAATGCCAGCGTCGTCTTACCCGAACTTTCAGGGCCGTAGATCTCAATGATGCGTCCTCGCGGCACGCCGCCGACGCCGATCGCGGCGTCGAGGCTGAGGCAATTTGTTGAGATCGCCCCGGCTTCCTCGTGCGGGCGTTCTCCGAGCCGCATTATCGAGCCCTTTCCGAATTTCTTTTCGATCTGCAGAAGGGCAGATTCAATGGCCTTGCTTTTATCGATGCTCATTTATTTTTGGTTCTCCAGAAGATGGGATTTCCGATACTTTACTTATACTCGAAGGAATTTCCAAATCTCCCAGAGCGTATCACGGATGAAACACATACGCAACGCTGGAAAGTCGTTCTCGCAGCGTTTAAACGGCAGGTATTTTCGGTTCCCGAACGTAGCGTGCATTTGAGCAGCACTCGCTTTGTCCTATAATGATGCTCATCGTATAACGCGGCAGGTTTTGCGGGTCACTTCCTGCCAACGACCGAAACCATGAACTTTTCCAGCCCGATCGGCCAAACGCTCGACGGCAAATACAACATCGAACGCGAACTGGGCCGCGGCGGGATGGGAACCGTCTATCTTGCGACCCATCTCGGCACCGAACGCCCGGTCGCGGTCAAGATAATCGCGCCGCAATTCATGCAGCGGCCAGAGTTCGTGGAGCGCTTTCGCCGCGAGGCCCGAGCGGCCGGCCGGCTGCGTCACCCGAACGTCGTCGATGTCACCGACTTCGGCTTTGCGGAAACGGACAGCGGCCGCGTCGCGTATCTGGTGATGGAGTACCTCGATGGTTGCACGCTCGGTGAGATACTCGATGAAGAAAAGAATCTGCCCGTCAGTTGGACGCTCGATATTCTCGAGCAGGTTTGTTCGGCCGTCCACGAGGCACATCAGCAGGGCATAATCCACCGCGACCTCAAGCCCGACAATATTTGGCTCGAGCCGAACCAACGTGGCGGCTACACGGTCAAAGTTCTCGATTTTGGCATCGCCAAGCTTGATTCGGCCGGGCTTATCGATCATTCCGCAGAGCCGCCGCGGCCGGGCGGTGCGGCGACAATGGCCGCCGGCTCGGCAAGCACATTCGCCGGCGACGAAGGCTCGACCGCCATCCACGACAGCATTTCGCCGACGCAGATCGTCGAAGCTCAGACATTGATTCAGGCCGCAGACGGACCAAAGATCGACAGGGCGTCCCGCCAAACGGTGAACATCGCCGCGGAACAAGATCAGGATGGCGTCGGGACAAAAATTCTCGAAAATGGCGACGGCGGGCCGACCGCCGAAACGACGCCGCAAAAGTCGACCGCGGAACTCACTCGCGTCGGTGCCGTGCTCGGAACGCCGCTCTTTATGTCGCCGGAGCAGTGCCGCGGGCAAAGGCTCGACGCACGCTCGGATGTTTACAGCATCGGCGTCATTGCGTATCAGA comes from Acidobacteriota bacterium and encodes:
- a CDS encoding protein kinase; its protein translation is MPATEQFLNNGRYHLSASNRTEDPFLISDAYDTTRDAKVVVREVRMPGNAASADAERLRMTFVNSGTVLKGIRHESLIHVNDHFSESGRHFLVLEAVDGDPLSLALDAGGISFELNQVTDWADQILAGLDYLHNFRPSVIHQRVRPQHLVLTSEGRIKLLAFTVAGENGLNITTNVQPNLFDGEIAYSPLEQIWDNLDSASQNVIVNHFGEKFEFDMGMPLDPRSDIYSTGATLYHLITGKKPVDALERTIELIEGNDDPLRPVTDFAPMVPPEVVDVVSRAMQIARGGRFASAGEMRNALQAALKQSAERLKEEAMDEREAAELLSKLRGKPTTSAPVPAATTEDVAMPAATRLDRLRKIFEEDKGITPAVEVAAASLPSEPVVAPIGVAQTSELLEIPVAPFKPAVAAPQIELGALIAEPKPQSQVAQPRVADVVAASVKTKAPQQAEPVPVVESTATPLETDFTYTDIPSLETSEPDAASFEAPFKFSSTEDEPDFAFSEPPASRSMLPIIAGGGAFVAIAVAAVWFLLLSGGQAPTAPAVSPAATVSQPAQSQPDSQPAAPVVAEQAPETLNEAAPSETETQTVATQEEARRKQQAAAAKEREKPKTAEAPKPTPEKKKAVTVDDLINDSE
- the msrP gene encoding protein-methionine-sulfoxide reductase catalytic subunit MsrP; protein product: MTAPDRTEITPEPLYLNRRNFIRAGVFAGSAAVTGLIYNAYRPDTITPGPEASGAEFGELARKPEFQSSETPNSFEDITNYNNFYEFSTSKTAVAREAQVLKTDPWSVEVGGMIENPRSFSLQEILQFPQEERIYRFRCVEAWSMVIPWVGFPLAALLEHVRPTSEAKYVAFETAYDRSVMQSSFSAGIDLPYVEGLRLDEALHPLTLLATGLYGRPMPKQNGAPVRLVVPWKYGFKSIKSIVRITLTEKEPPTTWNIAAPREYGFYSNVNPIVDHPRWSQGRERRIGELTMRETLMFNGYEKEVAELYRGMDLEKFY
- a CDS encoding sulfoxide reductase heme-binding subunit YedZ; translation: MDNARFLKFVLGLNALLPLGLLLFDAANGSLGANPVEYFLRATGVMTLVMLLVTLTVTPLRKLFGWNILIKSRRMLGLLAFLYCSIHLITYSFFDKSGDIPAIIGDVIQRPFIAVGMAAFLILVLLALTSTNAAIKKLGGKTWQRLHRLSYLVAILGVVHFWMIVKSDLFYPALFAVGLAALFAIRIYYSRAAKKPVQRPGLAVRPD
- a CDS encoding ATP-binding protein, coding for MEIVKGKGARPCICQRTGRHTDPFEKVRVPRRYARCHFSNYEAQNESQKLALLFATNFTNDYPATEKGLLISGPVGVGKTHLAVSILKGLTERGFSCLFYEFSSLLKEIQDSYNPRTQTSELAVLAPVLNAEVLVLDELGASKPTDWVRDTMAYIINSRYNDARVTIFTTNYPDRTANEREETLEDRIGVRLRSRLFEMCRPIEVAGEDFRRTLQSGRTARPGL
- a CDS encoding S41 family peptidase; protein product: MYFSSLMIKVVLFIVLVVVAACFGQGPAAAADMQIDAATRNAVIAELREDLKANYVFPEVAEKTAGILEKNRADGKYDAITSGKAFAEALTADLQAATNDRHLRVRFSSNPIPVRQPQAEPTEAERMQYRKNILSNNAGFETVERLRGNVGYIKLNGFTGPEIGKETVEAAMNFVTNTDALIFDLRDNGGGSPEMVALISSYLFGEKPVHLNSLYWRTEDRTEEFWTKPEAAKKKYLDKPVYILTAKRTFSAAEEFSYNLKNLKRATIVGETTGGGAHPGSMFRLGDHFGAFISTGRAISPITKTNWEGTGVEPDVRVTKEEAFKTAYVAALENLAAKAEDPPLKAAFGALIAEVKKDEPKR
- a CDS encoding TetR/AcrR family transcriptional regulator, which encodes MDTGNKRDVKSDILDATDRLLARYGYKKMTIDDLARETGIGKGSVYLHFSSKQDIALSHIDRIVDRLTARLRVIAARDSAPDERLAEMLVERVVFRFKSVQHYTESINELLASIRPALLERRKAHFETEARILAKVISEGIANGTMRDVDATATAMAMLTATNSLLPFSLSAKELGKLEEIRGRAEQTARLLIYGLVTRNES
- a CDS encoding replication-associated recombination protein A; protein product: MTEPLASRIRPTRLEDFVGQEHLVGEGKPLRLAIEQKSIFSFILWGPPGTGKTTLARIYANAIEAEFFELSAVSAGKEDIRKLIALPTMGRPKVLFLDEIHRFNKAQQDFLLPFVESGGLVLIGATTENPSFEVIPALLSRLRVFTLKEFTRDEMFAIIGRSGYELGDEAKEWLAELANGDARQALTMIENAAELYGELSIENLKETLQNRFLRYDKKGEEHYNVISAFIKSMRASDPDAAIYYLARMIESGEDPKFIARRMVIFASEDIGLAQPTALVVANAVFRSVETIGYPECTLNLAHGAAYLARAAKDRSANDAIAEAVADVKRFGNLPVPMKLRNAPTKLMKELGYGKENEEEKDSLLPAKLKGKKYFND
- a CDS encoding site-2 protease family protein; amino-acid sequence: MRTHIKLGKILGIEIGIHYSWLIIAVLITLSLGGYFGQSHPEWGNGVIWAMAVGSAMMFFAAIVIHEMSHALVARAYDIPVRSITLFALGGVAQMEKDAESAKMEFWIGIVGPITSAVIGAICLGAALLMGWTFGADTSTPLMAVLVWLGYINIALAVFNMVPGFPMDGGRVMRAAIWAFVKDRERATKAASLIGQTIAFGFIIFGIIAFFRGSGIGGLWIAFIGWFLLTSARASYAQSEMTQAFAGLKVRDLMTSECARVDPRTNLQSLVDDNILKAGGRCFLVEENGELLGLVTPADVRSVERTMWPMKTVDDVMRPFEKLQTATPEATIVEALEAMGRADVNQLPVLEGGRLVGLISRDRILNYLVARKELDM